In Nitratiruptor sp. YY09-18, a single window of DNA contains:
- a CDS encoding TIGR01212 family radical SAM protein (This family includes YhcC from E. coli K-12, an uncharacterized radical SAM protein.), translating to MRKVLTFGRYYKKCIGRRVKKIPLGLSGFTCPNIDGRVAKGGCTFCENESFAPNLAKTKKIFLSPESKENPLLQKQLKEIDFQYSATAEYYKRRGYEKFLAYFQAFTNTYAPIDTLKTLYSHALKQPDCIGLSIGTRSDCVSDEVLDLLQEIDSEHEVWVEYGIQSVFDETLERINRGHDSANVEEWIKKTKDRGLRVCGHVIFGLPGENQEMMLETIRKAIEWGIDSIKIHPLYVVKNTALAVEFMKGKFTPITQEEYIDTLLKALEILPKDIVVQRLTAGIGDSSLLAPAWCADKNRQLLAIRKALLAKGLIY from the coding sequence TTGCGAAAAGTTCTGACATTTGGGAGATACTATAAAAAATGTATAGGCAGAAGAGTCAAAAAGATTCCATTGGGGCTCTCTGGTTTTACCTGCCCCAATATTGATGGACGTGTTGCCAAAGGTGGTTGCACATTTTGTGAGAATGAATCATTTGCCCCCAATCTTGCTAAAACCAAAAAAATCTTCCTCAGTCCCGAGAGCAAAGAGAATCCACTCTTACAAAAGCAGCTCAAAGAGATCGATTTTCAATATAGTGCAACTGCAGAGTACTATAAAAGACGAGGATATGAGAAGTTTCTGGCCTATTTTCAAGCTTTTACCAATACCTATGCCCCAATCGATACTCTCAAAACTCTCTACTCCCATGCACTCAAGCAGCCAGACTGTATAGGTTTGAGTATCGGGACGCGCAGTGATTGTGTCAGTGATGAGGTACTTGATCTTTTGCAAGAGATTGATAGTGAGCATGAAGTGTGGGTAGAGTATGGGATCCAGAGTGTTTTTGATGAGACTTTGGAGCGCATCAACAGAGGGCATGATAGTGCGAATGTGGAAGAGTGGATCAAAAAGACAAAAGATAGGGGATTGCGTGTTTGCGGGCATGTGATTTTTGGCTTGCCTGGAGAGAATCAGGAGATGATGCTTGAGACTATTCGTAAAGCAATAGAGTGGGGTATCGATTCAATTAAAATCCATCCGCTCTATGTTGTGAAAAATACAGCTTTGGCAGTTGAGTTTATGAAAGGTAAATTTACTCCTATTACGCAAGAAGAGTATATCGATACACTCCTCAAAGCCCTTGAAATCCTACCAAAAGATATAGTAGTGCAGCGGCTCACCGCCGGTATCGGCGATAGCTCACTGTTAGCACCTGCATGGTGTGCTGATAAAAACCGTCAGCTCTTAGCTATTCGCAAAGCCCTCTTAGCCAAAGGCCTTATTTACTAG